TTTGGCATAAGGTACTAAGTAATAAAAAAGAACTCCCTGAAGGTCGTGTAAAAACAGTTACGGCAAATCATAAAGGGATCTGTCTGACACATTATAAAGGCAAATTTTCAGCATTGGATAATAGCTGTCCGCATCAGGGCGGCCCGCTGGGAGAAGGTTCTATAGAAAATGGGCTGTTGCGGTGTCCGTGGCATGGCTGGGATTTTGACCCTTGCACGGGAGCACCTCCGGGAGGGTATGATGACGGAATTGATACCTTTCCGGTAAAAGAACAGGACGGTGCAATTTTTGTTGGAGTTGAAGAAGAAGCTCCTCATGAAGAAACAGTATCTGACGTAATGATAGAAACAATGGTGAATTGGGGAATTGACACTGTTTTTGGAATGGTAGGACATAGCAATCTGGCAGTAGCAGATGCTATGAAAAGGCAAGAAGAAAAAGGAAAATTAAGATATTTTGGGATTCGCCATGAAGGTGCTGCTTCTTTTGCTGCTTCCGGATATGCAAAACTTACGGGAAAACCGGCTGCATGTTTTGGAATTGCAGGGCCCGGAGCTACAAATATGTTTACGGGAATGTGGGATGCCAAAGTAGACCGCGTACCCTTATTAGCGCTTTCCGGACAGGTAAATACACAAGTAGTAGGCACCGGAGCTTTCCAGGAAGTAGATTTAGTGAACGCCTTTGGAAGTGTTTCCGAATTTAATCATGCCGTTCATACCAACTCAAATCATAGTGAATTAATGTCTTTAGCCATTAAAAACGCATTAGTGAAACGAGATGTTTCGCATCTTACTTTTCCGGATGAAGTGGCATTTAGTAAGAAACCGAAAAGAGAAAAAGCACAAACTCCGGAAAACCGTATCACACCGTTCAATATTTCTCCTCCAAAAGAGATGTTACGGAAAGCAGTGGAGTGTATCATCAATGCAAAAAGACCTGCCATTATCGTAGGTCATGGAGCACGTTTTCAAATGAAAGCTATCACCGCTTATGCGGAAAGCCTGAACTGCCCGGTGATTACAACATTTAAAGGCAAGGGCCTAATTGCAGACGACCATGAATTGGGTTGCGGTGTTTTAGGTAGGAGTGGAACGCCCGTTGCTTCCTGGTTTATGAACGAATCCGACTTGCTAATCGTTTTTGGAGCGTCATTTTCCAATCATACGGGGATTACCCCTAAAAAACCTATTATCCAGGTAGATTTTGACCCTATGGCATTGAGCAAGTTTCACAAAGTGGATGTAGCACTTTGGGGAGAGATATCTGAAACCATTGCACTGTTGGAAACCCAAACAAAAGGAAAGACAAAAACGATAAACCAACGCAAAGAAATTGCCGAACGATGGAGTTATTGGAGAAAGGAAAAAGAAAGCAGATTACGAGATACCGGTAGTAAAAGATTGAGTTCTATTGCCGTATTTGATGCCATGAATACAGTGGTCCCGGAAGATGCTGTAATTGCAGTTGACGTAGGAAACAATACCTATTCTTTTGGCCGTTATTTTGAGCCTAAAAACCAGGCTGTTTTAATGTCAGGCTATTTAGGATCTATTGGATTTGCATTACCTGCAGCTATGGGAGCATGGGCAGCAAAAGGGCATGAAAGACCCATTTGGTCAGTATCGGGAGATGGAGGCTTAGGACAATATTTGACGGAAATAACTACCTTGGTAAAGTACGATATGAATATCAAACATATTGTTCTTAATAATTCGGAGCTCGGAAAAATATCTAAAGAACAACGATCAGCGAAAGTAGATGTTTGGCATACGTCGCTTAAAAACCCAAGCTTTGCCCAATTTGCCGAAAATTGCGGAGCACTGGGAATCAGAGTAGAAAAGCCCGAAGAGTTAATCCCGGCAATGGAAAAACTTAAAAACCACAATGGTCCGGCACTTTTAGAAGTTATGACCGATGTAAATTTAATATAAACTATGGATTATTTTGAAAAATCATTAGTACTACACAAACACTTAAAGGGAAAATGGGAAATTAATTCCCGGTTCCCTCTGGAAAACGCCGATGATTTATCAGTAGCGTATACCCCGGGTGTAGCATCGGTCTGTGAGTCTATTGCCAAAGATACTTCTATGGCCTATGACTTGACAATGAAAGGAAATACGGTGGCCATTGTTTCCGACGGATCTGCGGTCTTGGGATTAGGTGATATTGGCCCGGAAGCAGCCATTCCTGTAATGGAAGGGAAAGCTATTTTATTTAAAAAGTTTGCCGGAATTAATGGAGTTCCGGTAGTGATCAATGCCCATACTTCAGAAGATATTATTACTACAGTAAAAACGATAGCCCCTACTTTTGGGGGGATAAATTTAGAAGACATCAAAGCACCAAAATGTTTTGAAATTGAAAAAGCACTTCAAGATATAGGGATTCCTGTTTTTCACGATGATCAGCACGGAACTGCCATTGTACTGTTGGCAGCATTGATCAATGCCGGTAAGGTAATCGGAAAACCTGTTGAAGAAATGAAAATTGTAGTTAACGGAGCAGGAGCAGCCGGAACCGCGATTGCCAGATTGTTGCGTTGTGTGGGACACGACCCTAATGTTTGTGTCCCGGCAAATGATGTACTGGTTTGTGATTCAAAAGGTATTATATCCAGAGACAGAACGGATTTAAACGAATACAAAAAAGAACTTTTGGCTTACAGCAACAAACAGCATCTTTCGGGAAGTTTGAAAGATGCTTTAAAAGGAGCAGATTGTTTTATAGGAGTATCTAAGGGAAATCTTTTAGACGGAAATGATATTCGATCAATGAATACCGATGCAATTGTACTGGCAATGGCTAACCCCATTCCTGAAATTATGCCGGACATTGCAAAAAGAGGAGGGGCAAGAATTGTGGGTACGGGACGTAGCGATTTTCCAAATCAAGTGAATAATGTATCTGTTTTTCCGGGAATTTTTAAAGGTGCTTTAAAAGCCAAATCAAAGCGAATTACAGAGATTATGAAAATAGCGGCAGCACATGCCTTAGCCGGTTGCGTTAAGAATATATCGGAAGATAATATACTGCCAAGCCCTTTATCTTTGGAAACAGCAAATATTGTTGCAGATGAAGTTGCCAAAGTAGCCTTAGCAGAAGCAACTCTTTAATGATATAAAAAATGATCATTATTTTAATTATTATAAACGCATTACTGATTTACTTTTGTATCGGTATCTTGTTCGGGATTTATTTTCTGTTTAAAGGAGCAAGTCAAATAGACCCTCTGTTAGCAAATAGTAAAAAAAGAGTACGGATCTTGTTATTCCCCGGAATAGTGGCAGTTTGGCCTTTTTTAATATCAAAATCGAGAAAAATAAAATCGTTATGACGTCAGGGTTACGAAAAATACATGAGTACAGTTGGTTAATTATAGCAATAGCAATACCGATATTGATATTTTTTTCCGTTAAAGATTTGACAATTCTTTCTTCAAATCAAAAGAAAGCACATACGATAGAGGAGACAAAAAAAGAAAGTATAAAAAGTATTGAAAATGAATTGATAAAAGTAAGATTGTACGCAAATTCTATAGAAATTATTTTAAAGACAACACTAAAAAATGCCTCTTCTGTCCTCTACACAACAGATACCGAAGGAGAAAAAGACGGAATTATTGGACAAATAACTCATGCAGGGATTTATCATTTTGAGATTGGTGAGTTACCAAAAGGAATTGTTTTATATGACGCAATAAAAAAAGAAATTATCACTAAAATGCTATTTTAATGGGGTTAGATTATCAATTAGTACTTTGGAATAAAGACAAAAAAAAATACGACACAATAATTGTGTTCGGCATGTTATTGTATATAGTATTATTTGGAGCTATTACACTTATTTTTAATACCGAAACCAGTGTAGAAACGTTAGTGATTAGAGTTTTTGGATCTCTGGCGATGATAATGCTACACATCATTTTATCTATCGGGCCGCTTAGCAGGTTAAATACAAAATTCTTACCCATCTTATACAATAGAAGACATTTGGGGGTGAGTATGTTTCTCGCTGCTATGATTCATGGCGTATTTTCGTTCATACAATTTCATACGTTAGGAGATGTAAATCCTGTTTACTCGCTCTTTACATCTAATATGGAATACGATTCACTGACAAATTTCCCGTTTCAGGTATTGGGATTTTTTGCCTTGTTGATCTTATTTGCAATGGCAGCTACGAGTCATGACTTTTTCTTAAAAAACCTGTCTCCAAAAGTGTGGAAACAACTCCATATGCTAGTCTAT
This window of the Flavobacteriaceae bacterium genome carries:
- a CDS encoding Rieske 2Fe-2S domain-containing protein is translated as MEKKIIWHKVLSNKKELPEGRVKTVTANHKGICLTHYKGKFSALDNSCPHQGGPLGEGSIENGLLRCPWHGWDFDPCTGAPPGGYDDGIDTFPVKEQDGAIFVGVEEEAPHEETVSDVMIETMVNWGIDTVFGMVGHSNLAVADAMKRQEEKGKLRYFGIRHEGAASFAASGYAKLTGKPAACFGIAGPGATNMFTGMWDAKVDRVPLLALSGQVNTQVVGTGAFQEVDLVNAFGSVSEFNHAVHTNSNHSELMSLAIKNALVKRDVSHLTFPDEVAFSKKPKREKAQTPENRITPFNISPPKEMLRKAVECIINAKRPAIIVGHGARFQMKAITAYAESLNCPVITTFKGKGLIADDHELGCGVLGRSGTPVASWFMNESDLLIVFGASFSNHTGITPKKPIIQVDFDPMALSKFHKVDVALWGEISETIALLETQTKGKTKTINQRKEIAERWSYWRKEKESRLRDTGSKRLSSIAVFDAMNTVVPEDAVIAVDVGNNTYSFGRYFEPKNQAVLMSGYLGSIGFALPAAMGAWAAKGHERPIWSVSGDGGLGQYLTEITTLVKYDMNIKHIVLNNSELGKISKEQRSAKVDVWHTSLKNPSFAQFAENCGALGIRVEKPEELIPAMEKLKNHNGPALLEVMTDVNLI
- a CDS encoding NAD-dependent malic enzyme; the encoded protein is MDYFEKSLVLHKHLKGKWEINSRFPLENADDLSVAYTPGVASVCESIAKDTSMAYDLTMKGNTVAIVSDGSAVLGLGDIGPEAAIPVMEGKAILFKKFAGINGVPVVINAHTSEDIITTVKTIAPTFGGINLEDIKAPKCFEIEKALQDIGIPVFHDDQHGTAIVLLAALINAGKVIGKPVEEMKIVVNGAGAAGTAIARLLRCVGHDPNVCVPANDVLVCDSKGIISRDRTDLNEYKKELLAYSNKQHLSGSLKDALKGADCFIGVSKGNLLDGNDIRSMNTDAIVLAMANPIPEIMPDIAKRGGARIVGTGRSDFPNQVNNVSVFPGIFKGALKAKSKRITEIMKIAAAHALAGCVKNISEDNILPSPLSLETANIVADEVAKVALAEATL
- a CDS encoding Rieske 2Fe-2S domain-containing protein, with amino-acid sequence MGLDYQLVLWNKDKKKYDTIIVFGMLLYIVLFGAITLIFNTETSVETLVIRVFGSLAMIMLHIILSIGPLSRLNTKFLPILYNRRHLGVSMFLAAMIHGVFSFIQFHTLGDVNPVYSLFTSNMEYDSLTNFPFQVLGFFALLILFAMAATSHDFFLKNLSPKVWKQLHMLVYIAYILIIAHVFLGAFQQEASPFTIGIVLLGFIMITSLHIIAGRKESRIDQKRLPEKEGWLQVCDVNEIEENRAKIFTVEKERVAVFKYDGKLSAIHNVCKHQGGPLGEGKIIDGCITCPWHGYQYLPGNGQSPRPYTEKVATYEVKLIQNTIYINPKAFAEGTAIEPCNY